A region from the Drosophila ananassae strain 14024-0371.13 chromosome 2L, ASM1763931v2, whole genome shotgun sequence genome encodes:
- the LOC6505995 gene encoding protein phosphatase 1B isoform X1, with translation MGGFLDKPNTAKHNDEGEGNKLLFGVSSMQGWRCEMEDAYYARAGLGNALEDWSFFAVFDGHAGCKVSEHCAKHLLDSIVSTDEFIGGDHVKGIRTGFLRIDEVMRDLPEFTMEEEKCGGTTAVCAFVSSTQVYIANCGDSRAVLCRQGVPVFATQDHKPILPEEKERIHNAGGSVMIKRVNGTLAVSRALGDYDFKNVKEKGQCEQLVSPEPEIFCQSRQDTDEFLVLACDGIWDVMTNEDVCSFIHSRMRVTSDLVNIANQVVDTCLHKGSRDNMSIIIIAFPGAPKPTVEAIEAENRLEKQIEKITRDEIESSKITDYVDLLKCLQNRDDIEGLPPGGGLQSKYHVIERTFKQEFPDRPCELYAYDDI, from the exons ATGGGCGGATTCCTGGATAAGCCGAACACCGCCAAGCACAATGACGAGGGCGAGGGCAACAAGCTGCTCTTCGGCGTCAGCTCCATGCAGGGCTGGCGCTGCGAGATGGAGGACGCCTACTACGCCCGTGCCGGTCTGGGCAATGCCCTGGAGGACTGGAGCTTCTTTGCCGTGTTCGATGGGCACGCTGGTTGCAAGGTATCCGAGCATTGTGCCAAGCACCTGCTGGACAGCATTGTCAGCACCGATGAGTTCATTGGCGGCGACCACGTGAAGGGCATACGCACGGGTTTCCTTCGCATCGACGAGGTTATGCGGGATCTGCCGGAGTTCACCATGGAGGAGGAGAAGTGTGGCGGCACCACCGCCGTTTGCGCATTTGTCAGCTCCACGCAGGTGTACATCGCCAACTGTGGTGACTCCCGGGCGGTGCTCTGCCGCCAGGGAGTGCCGGTGTTCGCAACGCAGGATCATAAGCCCATCCTGCCGGAAGAAAAGGAGCGCATCCACAATGCCGGCGGCAGCGTCATGATCAAGCGAGTGAACGGAACACTGGCGGTTTCCAGGGCTCTCGGCGATTACGACTTCAAGAATGTCAAGGAGAAGGGACAGTGCGAGCAGCTGGTCTCGCCGGAGCCGGAGATCTTCTGTCAGAGCCGACAAGACACCGATGAGTTTCTGGTGCTTGCATGTGACGGCATCTGGGACGTGATGACCAACGAGGACGTGTGCAGCTTCATTCACTCGCGAATGCGGGTGACCAGCGACCTGGTTAACATCGCCAACCAGGTGGTGGACACGTGCCTGCACAAG GGCAGTCGGGATAACATGAGCATCATCATTATCGCCTTCCCCGGAGCTCCGAAGCCCACCGTGGAGGCGATAGAGGCTGAGAACAGGCTGGAGAAACAAATCGAGAAGATCACAAGAG ATGAGATAGAGTCTAGCAAGATAACCGACTACGTGGATCTGCTGAAGTGTCTCCAGAACAGAGACGACATCGAAGGTCTTCCCCCCGGTGGCGGTTTGCAGTCCAA ATATCACGTTATCGAGCGCACATTCAAGCAAGAGTTTCCGGATCGACCATGTGAA CTGTATGCATATGATGATATATGA
- the LOC6505994 gene encoding uncharacterized protein LOC6505994, whose amino-acid sequence MFRKPSLILAICLCVGASLALKLHAPIRPNVHIQKLQAENRELAATHTDTSRSCFEFYSPQLSAVVAQYQTEFQYCTSNFTMAKEVIDKRYAEPYNDIILQSTNSCSACCQVWIEQQQTLEELLNRLDCASSVSAENSKIFYGISANATEIATKLEEAYLTIKTQEDICFNNAEVRYVTNTAETYEALNACLRGDESIPISSTYEYPTTTTFQPETTTEGWIF is encoded by the coding sequence ATGTTCCGAAAACCATCCCTGATCCTGGCTATCTGCCTCTGCGTGGGAGCCTCCCTGGCCCTCAAACTTCACGCTCCTATCAGACCCAACGTCCACATCCAGAAACTGCAGGCGGAGAACAGAGAACTAGCTGCCACCCACACAGACACCTCCAGGAGCTGTTTTGAATTCTACTCACCCCAACTAAGTGCAGTCGTAGCCCAGTACCAGACTGAATTCCAGTACTGTACGTCGAACTTTACCATGGCCAAGGAAGTTATTGATAAACGATATGCGGAACCCTACAATGATATCATTCTCCAGTCCACCAACTCCTGCAGTGCCTGTTGTCAGGTTTGGATCGAGCAGCAACAAACTCTTGAGGAATTGCTGAATCGTCTGGACTGTGCCAGTTCTGTGTCTGCCGAGAACTCCAAGATATTCTATGGTATTTCGGCGAATGCCACCGAGATAGCAACAAAATTGGAGGAGGCCTACCttacaataaaaactcaaGAGGACATATGTTTCAACAATGCAGAGGTTAGGTATGTGACGAATACTGCAGAAACCTACGAAGCTTTGAACGCATGTCTCAGGGGTGATGAAAGTATCCCAATCAGTTCTACTTATGAGTATCCTACTACTACAACCTTTCAGCCGGAAACTACTACCGAGGGTTGGATATTTTAa
- the LOC6505995 gene encoding protein phosphatase 1B isoform X2: MGGFLDKPNTAKHNDEGEGNKLLFGVSSMQGWRCEMEDAYYARAGLGNALEDWSFFAVFDGHAGCKVSEHCAKHLLDSIVSTDEFIGGDHVKGIRTGFLRIDEVMRDLPEFTMEEEKCGGTTAVCAFVSSTQVYIANCGDSRAVLCRQGVPVFATQDHKPILPEEKERIHNAGGSVMIKRVNGTLAVSRALGDYDFKNVKEKGQCEQLVSPEPEIFCQSRQDTDEFLVLACDGIWDVMTNEDVCSFIHSRMRVTSDLVNIANQVVDTCLHKGSRDNMSIIIIAFPGAPKPTVEAIEAENRLEKQIEKITRDEIESSKITDYVDLLKCLQNRDDIEGLPPGGGLQSKYHVIERTFKQEFPDRPCESPTH; the protein is encoded by the exons ATGGGCGGATTCCTGGATAAGCCGAACACCGCCAAGCACAATGACGAGGGCGAGGGCAACAAGCTGCTCTTCGGCGTCAGCTCCATGCAGGGCTGGCGCTGCGAGATGGAGGACGCCTACTACGCCCGTGCCGGTCTGGGCAATGCCCTGGAGGACTGGAGCTTCTTTGCCGTGTTCGATGGGCACGCTGGTTGCAAGGTATCCGAGCATTGTGCCAAGCACCTGCTGGACAGCATTGTCAGCACCGATGAGTTCATTGGCGGCGACCACGTGAAGGGCATACGCACGGGTTTCCTTCGCATCGACGAGGTTATGCGGGATCTGCCGGAGTTCACCATGGAGGAGGAGAAGTGTGGCGGCACCACCGCCGTTTGCGCATTTGTCAGCTCCACGCAGGTGTACATCGCCAACTGTGGTGACTCCCGGGCGGTGCTCTGCCGCCAGGGAGTGCCGGTGTTCGCAACGCAGGATCATAAGCCCATCCTGCCGGAAGAAAAGGAGCGCATCCACAATGCCGGCGGCAGCGTCATGATCAAGCGAGTGAACGGAACACTGGCGGTTTCCAGGGCTCTCGGCGATTACGACTTCAAGAATGTCAAGGAGAAGGGACAGTGCGAGCAGCTGGTCTCGCCGGAGCCGGAGATCTTCTGTCAGAGCCGACAAGACACCGATGAGTTTCTGGTGCTTGCATGTGACGGCATCTGGGACGTGATGACCAACGAGGACGTGTGCAGCTTCATTCACTCGCGAATGCGGGTGACCAGCGACCTGGTTAACATCGCCAACCAGGTGGTGGACACGTGCCTGCACAAG GGCAGTCGGGATAACATGAGCATCATCATTATCGCCTTCCCCGGAGCTCCGAAGCCCACCGTGGAGGCGATAGAGGCTGAGAACAGGCTGGAGAAACAAATCGAGAAGATCACAAGAG ATGAGATAGAGTCTAGCAAGATAACCGACTACGTGGATCTGCTGAAGTGTCTCCAGAACAGAGACGACATCGAAGGTCTTCCCCCCGGTGGCGGTTTGCAGTCCAA ATATCACGTTATCGAGCGCACATTCAAGCAAGAGTTTCCGGATCGACCATGTGAA AGTCCAACGCATTAG
- the LOC6505531 gene encoding dynein assembly factor with WDR repeat domains 1, translated as MSANKILLRYYPPGLAINYRTLKGNERLRHFDLLDLDTKTDIEPLADKILMQTLAEAEEEDKSPTAEEKSLVTRPFSGSVSNSQTTFSALKQALGKLQRKLREPVKKKFYLHKCHTSHILPLTNVCFDRSGDRCITGSYDRTCHVINTQTAEVEHILTGHDNVVFSVDFNHPNCDKVVTGSFDGTAKVWSTGSGQCQCTFYGHTAELVAAEFHPVNSGSIATASMDGTARIYDVETAHELQQLTHHGAEVIAARYNRDGNLLLTGSFDHTAAIWDVRSKNLCHQLRGHSAELSNCIWNFSGLLIATGSLDHTARIWDTRKLDRELHLAAKHSDEVLDISFDAAGRLLATCSSDCTARVWQLEGSSEQLEMLSLMAGHTDEVSKVCFSPGGCMLLTASADNTARLWLADSGMCSQVLSGHEAEVFSCAYSYSGDAILTASKDNTCRFWR; from the exons ATGAGTGCCAACAAAATACTCCTGCGTTACTATCCGCCGG GTCTGGCCATAAATTACAGAACCCTGAAAGGCAACGAGCGCCTGCGGCACTTTGATCTGCTTGACCTAGATACCAA AACAGATATTGAGCCTCTGGCGGATAAGATTCTGATGCAAACTTTAGccgaggcggaggaggaggacaaaTCCCCCACGGCTGAGGAGAAATCGTTGGTAACTCGTCCTTTTAGCGGAAGTGTTAGCAACTCCCAGACCACATTCAGTGCCTTGAAGCAGGCTCTGGGAAAACTCCAGAGAAAGCTTCGGGAACCAGTTAAAAAGAAGTTTTATTTGCACAAATGCCACACTTCCCACATCCTGCCCCTGACGAATGTGTGCTTCGACCGGAGCGGAGATCGGTGCATCACCGGAAGCTATGATCGCACCTGCCACGTGATCAACACTCAAACAGCTGAGGTGGAGCACATCCTTACTGGGCACGACAATGTGGTGTTTTCGGTGGACTTCAATCATCCTAATTG TGACAAAGTAGTGACTGGATCTTTTGATGGCACTGCCAAGGTTTGGTCCACCGGCAGTGGACAATGTCAGTGCACCTTTTACGGACACACTGCTGAGCTGGTGGCCGCTGAGTTTCATCCGGTGAACTCCGGCAGTATAGCCACTGCTTCCATGGACGGCACTGCCCGGATATACGATGTGGAGACTGCTCACGAGCTCCAACAATTGACGCATCATGGAGCCGAAGTAATCGCCGCCCGATATAATCGCGATGGGAACTTGCTCTTAACAGGATCTTTTGATCATACGGCAGCTATTTGGGATGTGAGGAGTAAAAA CCTCTGTCATCAGCTGCGGGGTCACAGCGCTGAGTTATCCAATTGCATTTGGAACTTTAGTGGATTGTTGATAGCCACCGGTTCCCTGGACCACACTGCTCGGATTTGGGACACTAGAAAGCTGGATCGCGAGCTCCATTTGGCGGCCAAGCACAGTGACGAAGTGCTAGACATTAGCTTCGATGCCGCTGGAAGACTTTTGGCCACCTGCAGCAGTGACTGCACGGCGAGGGTGTGGCAACTGGAGGGATCCTCGGAGCAGCTGGAGATGCTATCGCTGATGGCTGGACACACGGATGAGGTGTCCAAGGTGTGCTTCAGTCCCGGTGGTTGTATGCTGCTCACAGCCTCGGCGGATAACACGGCCCGCCTGTGGCTCGCGGATTCAGGAATGTGCTCCCAGGTGCTTTCCGGGCACGAAGCCGAGGTCTTCAGTTGCGCCTACAGCTACTCCGGCGACGCGATTCTTACCGCTTCCAAGGACAACACGTGCCGGTTCTGGAGGTGA
- the LOC6505532 gene encoding uncharacterized protein LOC6505532, translated as MWFKALTLFLVAVVAVRGGVAPPAFHITMETSLADVLLNSPAFRNAETFNAGCVEYYIPELKVHADKYDADMKVCTDEYSKGKAGIDATYTLSRNQLFDSLRGSCSTLLGCDSQTTNSDAFTCLTKTCPSEIKIINSIADNSTDLNQEVTEKFKAIDVTFLNCQVVAQRIYKTNHGQCLEDFNGCLDDPNWDFPASTALY; from the exons ATGTGGTTCAAGGCGTTGACTCTTTTCCTGGTCGCGGTCGTCGCCGTTCGCGGAGGAGTGGCTCCACCCGCTTTCCACATTACGATGGAGACATCGTTGGCCGACGTCTTGTTGAACTCTCCTGCTTTCCGGAATGCCGAAACCTTCAACGCGGGCTGCGTCGAGTACTACATTCCGGAACTTAAGGTCCATGCCGACAAGTATGACGCAGATATGAAAGTTTGCACGGATGAATATAGCAAGGGAAAGGCAGGAATCGATGCCACATACACCCTTTCCCGCAATCAGCTCTTCGACTCGCTTCGGGGTTCCTGCAGCACCCTGCTCGGCTGCGATAGCCAGACTACCAACTCTGATGCCTTCACTTGTCTGACCAAAACG tgCCCCAGTGAGATCAAGATAATTAACAGCATTGCTGACAATTCCACTGATCTGAACCAGGAAGTGACCGAAAAGTTCAAAGCTATTGATGTCACATTCCTAAACTGCCAAGTCGTTGCCCAGCGCATCTACAAGACCAACCATGGCCAGTGCCTGGAAGATTTCAACGGTTGCCTGGATGACCCCAACTGGGACTTTCCTGCCAGCACCGCTCTCTACTGA
- the LOC6505533 gene encoding uncharacterized protein LOC6505533: protein MYSRSSLFVGILAIGLVTGLGIAPKLKASKLKLPITKKLESLHQQTEVLAALDPSKTPTCFEYYTPILNQYTFSFELDYAYCLSVFNSSSTQIAEAWNSTLYQIQSGGDKGCSKFRECESFSELNLAFKCFATEGAEQSKILYQVSANATEVASFVKISLQTLQTQRDSCVNVAQRNYIEGTSRTYDQLNSCLQGAPLPEAPTTPIDYTTTTTTTTTTTTEYPYETTR, encoded by the exons ATGTATTCCAGATCCTCGCTGTTCGTCGGGATCCTAGCCATTGGGCTGGTCACTGGTCTGGGCATAGCTCCCAAGCTGAAGGCTTCCAAACTAAAGTTGCCGATCACCAAGAAGCTCGAAAGCCTGCATCAGCAAACAGAGGTCCTGGCAGCTCTCGATCCGAGCAAAACCCCAACCTGCTTCGAGTACTATACCCCTATCCTTAACCAGTATACATTCAGCTTCGAGTTGGACTATGCCTATTGTCTATCGGTCTTCAATAGCTCCAGTACCCAGATAGCCGAAGCCTGGAACagcactctgtaccaaattcAAAGTGGTGGGGATAAGGGCTGCTCCAAATTCAGAGAATGTGAGAGCTTTTCGGAACTCAACTTGGCTTTCAAGTGCTTTGCCACAGAG GGCGCAGAACAATCGAAAATTCTTTACCAAGTTTCTGCTAATGCAACCGAGGTGGCTTCTTTCGTGAAGATCAGTCTCCAGACCCTGCAGACCCAGAGGGATTCCTGTGTGAATGTTGCTCAAAGGAACTATATTGAGGGCACTTCTAGGACCTATGACCAGTTGAATAGTTGCCTTCAAGGAGCTCCCCTTCCAGAAGCTCCTACTACTCCTATAGAttatactactactactactactacgactactactactactgaGTATCCGTATGAAACTACACGATAA